The Chthoniobacterales bacterium genome contains a region encoding:
- a CDS encoding LemA family protein — protein sequence MESLFYIPILLLAVAIPFLGIVFHNHLTAARNRTREAWAALDAALRARHDFVADLAEVAGPRERCRANRGPISTRARDEREFVAAMRTAIATRPELLAPLGPIEDAIRSASQDYDAAAKNYRRRCETFPHSILAALSGFQSPALFEVELVSDSPAL from the coding sequence ATGGAAAGCCTCTTCTACATTCCGATTCTCCTGCTGGCGGTCGCCATCCCGTTTCTCGGAATCGTCTTTCACAACCACCTCACCGCGGCCCGGAATCGCACCCGCGAGGCCTGGGCCGCGCTCGACGCCGCCCTCCGCGCCCGCCACGACTTCGTGGCGGACCTCGCCGAGGTCGCGGGTCCACGCGAACGTTGCCGGGCGAACCGCGGCCCCATCAGCACAAGGGCTCGCGACGAGCGGGAGTTCGTCGCCGCGATGCGCACCGCCATCGCCACCCGCCCGGAGCTCCTTGCTCCGCTCGGCCCGATCGAGGACGCCATCCGGTCCGCGAGCCAGGACTACGATGCCGCGGCAAAAAACTATCGCCGCCGCTGCGAAACGTTTCCGCATTCGATCCTCGCCGCGCTGTCCGGGTTCCAGTCTCCCGCATTGTTCGAGGTCGAACTCGTTTCCGACTCCCCGGCCTTGTGA
- a CDS encoding DoxX family membrane protein: protein MMLTWLTKYRDFGLLLLRLGIGAMFIVVHGWPKLTAGAGAWKKVGGAMGNLGIHFAPEMWGLLAALAEFGGGILLVLGLLFRPACGALAFTMAVAATMHLKTEGTLAAASHPIELGIVFLALLLIGPGRYSLDKN, encoded by the coding sequence ATGATGCTCACCTGGTTGACCAAATACCGCGACTTCGGCCTGCTTCTCCTTCGCCTCGGCATCGGGGCCATGTTCATCGTCGTCCACGGCTGGCCGAAACTCACCGCCGGAGCTGGCGCCTGGAAAAAAGTCGGCGGAGCGATGGGCAATCTCGGCATTCACTTCGCCCCGGAGATGTGGGGCCTGCTCGCCGCACTCGCGGAATTCGGCGGCGGCATTCTCCTCGTTCTTGGCCTGCTCTTCCGACCGGCCTGCGGGGCGCTCGCCTTCACGATGGCCGTGGCCGCCACGATGCATCTCAAGACCGAAGGCACGCTCGCCGCGGCATCCCACCCCATCGAGCTCGGCATCGTCTTCCTCGCCCTGCTGCTCATCGGGCCCGGTCGCTACAGCCTCGACAAGAACTGA
- a CDS encoding CCA tRNA nucleotidyltransferase, with amino-acid sequence MEQCARQIVATLRAAGHEAYFAGGCVRDRLLGTEPKDYDIATDARPEEVEALFHRTVAVGAQFGVIVVLEGGHEYEVATFRADGEYLDGRRPASITFANAEGDALRRDFTVNGLFYDPVEERVLDFVGGQADLAARVIRAIGDPAQRFTEDKLRLLRGIRFAASLGFEIETATWQAIQNGVPAIHDVSAERIREELSRIFLHPNRVRGLDLLDASGLLEALLPEVAALKGCEQPPEFHPEGDVYVHTRIMLEMLPAHASLPLVLGVIFHDIGKPPTFQRDETGRIRFNGHETVSAEMTQKIMTRLRFSNAEIDATDALVRNHMAFKDVQHMRVAKLKRFLARETMDDELELHRVDCGSSHGMLDNYDFLLAKREEFANEPLIPPPLVTGHDLIALGWRPGPRFKEILEAVQTQQLEGALRTREDALAWIAATTRPSA; translated from the coding sequence ATGGAGCAATGCGCCCGTCAGATTGTCGCCACCCTGCGCGCCGCGGGCCACGAGGCCTATTTCGCTGGCGGCTGCGTGCGTGACCGGTTGCTCGGGACCGAACCGAAGGACTACGACATCGCCACCGACGCCCGGCCCGAGGAGGTCGAAGCCCTTTTTCACCGCACCGTGGCGGTCGGCGCGCAGTTCGGAGTGATCGTCGTGCTCGAAGGCGGCCACGAATACGAGGTCGCGACGTTTCGCGCAGACGGCGAGTATCTCGACGGTCGCCGCCCCGCCTCGATCACCTTTGCCAACGCCGAGGGCGACGCCCTCCGCCGCGACTTCACCGTAAACGGGCTCTTCTACGATCCCGTCGAGGAGCGGGTGCTCGATTTCGTCGGCGGCCAGGCCGACCTCGCCGCCCGCGTCATCCGGGCCATTGGCGATCCCGCCCAGCGCTTCACCGAGGACAAGCTCCGCCTCCTGCGCGGCATCCGGTTCGCCGCGAGCCTCGGTTTCGAGATCGAGACCGCCACGTGGCAGGCCATTCAAAACGGTGTCCCCGCGATTCACGATGTCAGCGCCGAGCGCATCCGCGAGGAATTGTCCCGCATCTTCCTGCACCCGAATCGCGTGCGCGGCCTCGACCTGCTCGACGCGAGCGGCCTGCTCGAGGCGCTGCTCCCCGAGGTCGCCGCGCTCAAGGGCTGCGAGCAGCCGCCGGAGTTCCATCCCGAGGGCGACGTCTACGTGCATACCCGCATCATGCTCGAGATGCTGCCGGCCCACGCCTCGCTGCCCCTCGTGCTTGGCGTGATCTTTCACGACATCGGGAAGCCGCCGACCTTCCAGCGGGACGAAACCGGTCGCATCCGCTTCAACGGTCACGAAACCGTCAGCGCGGAAATGACACAGAAGATCATGACCCGCCTGCGTTTCTCGAATGCCGAGATCGACGCCACCGACGCCCTCGTTCGCAATCACATGGCCTTCAAGGACGTCCAGCACATGCGAGTCGCGAAGCTCAAGCGCTTCCTCGCCCGTGAGACGATGGACGACGAGCTCGAACTGCACCGCGTCGACTGCGGCTCCAGCCACGGCATGCTGGACAACTACGACTTCCTGCTCGCGAAGCGCGAGGAGTTCGCCAACGAGCCGCTCATCCCGCCGCCGCTCGTCACCGGCCACGATCTCATCGCACTCGGCTGGCGGCCCGGTCCCCGTTTCAAGGAAATCCTCGAGGCCGTGCAGACCCAACAGCTCGAAGGCGCCCTTCGCACCCGCGAAGACGCCCTCGCCTGGATCGCCGCGACTACGCGACCGTCAGCCTGA
- a CDS encoding prephenate dehydratase domain-containing protein — translation MANAAPVAYLGPIGTFSHLVARKRFRSDERLVACPSIGAIFEFLLGDPAALAVVPVENSSGGTIYDTVDLLIENAGTLFVIEEMALDVRIALIGRSGKPVRRVFSHFVQLQHHRDWLREHYPDAEVEAVSSTATAAERAGATPGGAALSAPGAAELYGLDVLARPALGGKVNVTHFLVLARRERPPASAEDARTALAVSFGNECGSLYRFLEPFAKAKVNINRIISRPYPGHTDRAVFFMEVDGAPGAPAYDAVIGKARKRSLEFAEFGSYPWRRRFRS, via the coding sequence ATGGCCAACGCCGCTCCCGTCGCCTATCTCGGCCCCATCGGCACATTCTCGCACCTGGTTGCTCGCAAGCGCTTTCGTTCGGACGAGCGGTTGGTGGCATGTCCGAGCATCGGCGCGATCTTCGAGTTCCTGCTCGGCGATCCGGCGGCGCTGGCCGTGGTGCCGGTGGAGAATTCGTCCGGCGGCACGATCTACGATACGGTCGACCTGCTCATCGAAAATGCGGGAACGCTCTTCGTGATCGAGGAGATGGCGCTCGACGTGCGCATCGCGCTGATCGGCCGGTCGGGGAAGCCGGTCCGTCGCGTGTTCTCGCATTTCGTGCAGCTCCAGCACCATCGCGACTGGCTGCGGGAGCATTATCCCGACGCCGAGGTCGAGGCCGTGAGCAGCACCGCCACCGCCGCCGAACGCGCGGGAGCGACGCCCGGAGGCGCGGCCCTGTCGGCCCCCGGCGCGGCGGAGCTCTACGGGCTGGACGTGCTTGCCCGGCCCGCGCTCGGCGGCAAGGTCAATGTCACGCACTTTCTCGTGCTCGCCCGGAGGGAGCGCCCGCCTGCTTCCGCAGAGGACGCCCGCACCGCGCTGGCGGTTTCCTTCGGGAACGAATGCGGCAGTCTCTACCGGTTTCTCGAGCCGTTCGCGAAGGCGAAGGTGAATATCAATCGGATCATTTCGCGCCCTTATCCGGGTCACACGGACCGCGCGGTCTTCTTCATGGAGGTCGATGGCGCTCCCGGCGCGCCGGCCTACGATGCGGTGATCGGCAAGGCCCGGAAGCGCAGCCTGGAGTTCGCCGAGTTCGGTTCCTACCCCTGGCGCCGCCGTTTCCGATCCTGA
- a CDS encoding glycogen/starch synthase, producing MKILLAASELEPFTGEGEFAIAMRALSSGLLARGHEVSVVLPYYRAARENGAGKARRTAVKFSVPVGGARYSCTIREMKAPGGVQVFFVERDEFFDRSGLYGTSEGDYQDNSARFIYFSKCVVELAKRMDPAPEILHAHNWQAALVPVFASEQRLPARTVLTAHTLEYQGNFWSYDFGLTNLPGEYFSPRGLEYYGSMNLLKSGILFANSVVLPGARLVEEAKRPAHGCGLDPVLREQAAKLEGIPNGLDVESWNPATDKALPKRYKTADAKVANQKPWLAQAGIDAGGLQLLAVTDAMTGDGMSTLLPGLDRIFESGARLVVLGRVAPANLAAMEFARRKHAGRLTWLPDYDEATLRLALAGSNALLCAAPVAADAGVLLRALRYGVIPVALACGGLQALAPSLPDGYAIPFYAPTPDGLVDAVRRTSALRRDSEAWKSVVERAMAADFSWAATAAATESLYASVLTRFGLARAA from the coding sequence ATGAAGATCCTGCTTGCCGCCTCGGAACTCGAACCCTTCACCGGCGAGGGCGAATTCGCCATCGCCATGCGCGCGCTCTCCAGCGGACTTCTCGCCCGCGGCCACGAGGTCAGCGTCGTCCTGCCCTACTATCGCGCCGCCCGGGAAAACGGCGCCGGAAAGGCCAGGCGCACCGCCGTGAAATTCTCCGTGCCAGTCGGGGGCGCCCGCTATTCCTGCACGATCCGGGAAATGAAGGCCCCCGGCGGCGTTCAGGTCTTCTTCGTGGAACGCGATGAATTCTTCGACCGCTCGGGCCTCTACGGCACGTCCGAAGGCGACTACCAGGATAACTCCGCGCGCTTCATCTATTTCTCGAAATGCGTCGTCGAGCTCGCGAAACGCATGGACCCCGCACCCGAGATCCTGCACGCACACAACTGGCAGGCCGCGCTCGTGCCCGTCTTCGCCTCCGAGCAGCGGCTCCCGGCGCGCACCGTGCTCACCGCCCACACCCTCGAATATCAGGGCAATTTCTGGAGCTACGACTTCGGCCTCACGAATCTGCCCGGCGAGTATTTTTCGCCACGCGGCCTGGAGTATTACGGCAGCATGAACCTGCTGAAATCCGGCATTCTTTTCGCGAACAGCGTCGTCCTGCCCGGAGCGCGTCTCGTCGAGGAAGCGAAGCGCCCGGCTCACGGCTGCGGGCTCGATCCCGTCCTGCGCGAGCAGGCGGCCAAGCTCGAGGGAATTCCCAACGGCCTCGATGTCGAGAGCTGGAACCCCGCGACCGACAAGGCGCTGCCGAAGCGCTACAAGACCGCCGATGCCAAGGTCGCGAACCAGAAGCCATGGCTCGCCCAGGCGGGAATCGACGCCGGCGGCCTGCAGCTTCTCGCCGTGACCGATGCAATGACCGGTGACGGCATGTCCACGCTGCTTCCCGGGCTGGATCGCATCTTCGAATCCGGCGCGCGACTCGTCGTGCTCGGTCGCGTTGCGCCAGCCAATCTCGCCGCGATGGAATTTGCCCGCCGCAAACATGCGGGCCGTCTCACGTGGCTGCCCGACTACGACGAGGCCACGCTCCGACTCGCACTCGCCGGTTCCAACGCGCTCCTTTGCGCCGCGCCCGTCGCTGCCGACGCGGGCGTCCTGTTACGCGCCCTGCGCTATGGCGTGATTCCGGTCGCCCTCGCCTGCGGAGGACTGCAGGCGCTCGCGCCCAGCCTGCCGGACGGCTACGCGATTCCCTTCTACGCGCCCACTCCGGATGGCCTCGTCGATGCCGTGCGGCGCACCTCGGCCCTGCGTCGGGATTCCGAAGCCTGGAAGAGCGTCGTCGAACGCGCCATGGCTGCGGATTTTTCGTGGGCCGCCACCGCGGCGGCGACCGAGTCGCTCTACGCCTCGGTGCTGACCCGTTTCGGGCTCGCCCGAGCCGCCTGA
- a CDS encoding NADH-quinone oxidoreductase subunit A translates to MIQDYVPVLLHVLVAIGFATVTLFLNILVGRKGVRTANKDSSYECGVLPEAGTQPRFSVKFYLVAMLFILFDIEIVFMYPWAVAFTDTVKQNGQLILGSMFVFVTVLLFGYIYAIKKGALNWSR, encoded by the coding sequence ATGATTCAGGACTACGTTCCCGTCTTGCTGCATGTGCTCGTCGCCATCGGCTTCGCCACGGTCACGCTTTTCCTGAACATCCTCGTCGGACGAAAGGGCGTTCGCACCGCCAACAAGGACTCCTCCTACGAGTGCGGCGTCCTCCCCGAGGCTGGCACTCAGCCGCGCTTCAGCGTGAAGTTCTACCTCGTGGCGATGCTCTTCATCCTTTTCGATATCGAGATCGTCTTCATGTATCCGTGGGCGGTCGCCTTCACGGACACGGTGAAGCAGAATGGGCAGCTCATTCTGGGAAGCATGTTTGTATTCGTGACGGTGTTGCTCTTCGGCTACATCTACGCCATCAAGAAAGGCGCGCTGAACTGGTCGCGCTGA
- a CDS encoding Dabb family protein has product MIHHLVLFKLKPEVDDEKIEWMMRQTRIQLLKIPEVRNVKCGKPVTPNAEWPFFLSVDVESMEKLAIYRDDPNHVKYVEEVIRPNTTARVAIDYEMDPGKDVRYS; this is encoded by the coding sequence ATGATCCACCACCTTGTCTTGTTCAAACTCAAGCCTGAGGTGGACGATGAGAAGATCGAGTGGATGATGCGGCAGACCCGCATCCAGCTGCTCAAGATTCCCGAGGTGCGGAACGTGAAGTGCGGCAAGCCGGTGACGCCGAATGCCGAATGGCCATTCTTCCTTTCGGTGGATGTCGAGAGCATGGAAAAGCTCGCGATCTATCGCGATGATCCCAACCACGTGAAATACGTCGAGGAGGTCATTCGACCGAACACGACGGCGCGGGTCGCCATCGACTACGAGATGGATCCCGGCAAGGACGTCAGGTATTCCTGA
- a CDS encoding aspartate aminotransferase family protein, translating into MLPEIRTAVPGPESRRLAAELRRYESRNVTFTSADFPIFWERAAGANVWDVDGNRFLDLTSAFAVASLGHSPQPVVEALRHQSERLIHAMGDVHPTREKAELCRLLSEITYERWGAGEARTILANSGSEAVEAALKTALLHTGKAGVLSFTGGYHGLGHGALETNGIPYFREPFVPQLGRFGVRIPFPSGQANLADVRPQIEEALRSQLIGAILVEPVQGRGGEVVPPTGFLPLLREICDAHGVVLIFDEIYTGFHRTNRLFACEHSGVAPDLICLGKALTSGFPLSACVGRAAIMDTWPESTGEALHTSTYLGNPLGCAMALASIREHLRPETDALAATATEMWNEMLATLDAPVIGERRGIGLMRGIALVRADGSPNTELAQAIVVQSLKDGLILLAGSPTGNVLSLTPPFIATRDEIAFTVAKIQEYLTSLPGSIS; encoded by the coding sequence ATGCTGCCGGAGATTCGCACCGCCGTTCCCGGCCCCGAGTCGCGGCGACTCGCCGCCGAGTTACGCCGTTACGAGTCGCGGAATGTCACTTTCACCAGCGCGGACTTTCCGATTTTCTGGGAACGCGCGGCCGGCGCCAATGTTTGGGACGTCGATGGCAATCGCTTCCTCGACCTCACGTCGGCTTTCGCGGTGGCAAGCCTCGGCCACAGCCCGCAACCGGTCGTCGAAGCGCTGCGGCATCAGTCCGAGCGGCTCATCCACGCGATGGGCGACGTCCATCCCACGCGCGAAAAGGCGGAACTCTGCCGACTGCTGAGCGAGATCACCTACGAGCGATGGGGCGCCGGCGAAGCCCGCACAATCCTCGCGAACTCCGGCTCCGAAGCCGTCGAGGCCGCGTTGAAGACTGCCCTGCTGCACACCGGCAAAGCGGGCGTCCTGTCCTTCACCGGCGGCTATCACGGCCTCGGCCACGGCGCCCTCGAAACCAACGGCATCCCCTATTTCCGCGAGCCTTTCGTTCCCCAGCTCGGTCGCTTTGGCGTGCGGATCCCCTTCCCCTCCGGGCAGGCGAACCTCGCGGATGTGCGTCCCCAGATCGAAGAGGCGCTGCGCTCGCAGCTAATCGGCGCCATTCTCGTCGAGCCCGTCCAGGGTCGCGGCGGAGAGGTCGTGCCGCCGACCGGCTTTCTTCCGCTGCTTCGCGAGATTTGCGACGCCCACGGGGTCGTCCTGATTTTCGATGAGATCTACACCGGCTTCCACCGCACGAATCGCCTCTTCGCGTGCGAGCATTCCGGGGTCGCGCCCGATCTCATCTGCCTCGGCAAGGCTCTGACCTCAGGGTTTCCGCTTTCCGCGTGCGTGGGGCGGGCCGCCATCATGGACACCTGGCCGGAGAGCACCGGAGAAGCGCTCCATACGAGCACCTATCTCGGGAATCCGCTCGGTTGCGCCATGGCGCTGGCCTCGATTCGCGAACATCTCCGTCCGGAAACCGACGCCCTCGCCGCCACCGCCACCGAGATGTGGAACGAAATGCTGGCCACCCTGGACGCCCCGGTCATCGGGGAGCGGCGCGGGATCGGACTGATGCGCGGGATTGCGCTGGTTCGGGCCGACGGCTCGCCAAACACGGAACTCGCGCAGGCCATCGTCGTGCAGTCCCTCAAGGACGGGCTCATCCTTCTTGCAGGTTCGCCCACCGGCAACGTGCTTTCACTCACGCCGCCTTTCATCGCCACCCGCGACGAAATCGCCTTCACCGTCGCGAAAATTCAGGAATACCTGACGTCCTTGCCGGGATCCATCTCGTAG